From Mucilaginibacter inviolabilis, a single genomic window includes:
- a CDS encoding glycerol-3-phosphate dehydrogenase/oxidase — MVATNRSDIVKSITDTNKIWDVVIVGGGATGLGAAVDAASRGYKTLLLEQADFAKGTSSRSTKLVHGGVRYLAQGDIGLVREALYERGLLLKNAPHLVKNESFVIPNYEWWGGAFYTIGLTMYDLLAGKLGFGRAKHISKKEVIGKLPTINQKGLRGGVVYHDGQFDDSRLAVNLAQTALEQGATVLNYFRVVSLIKNDQQKISGVITTDMETDQTYTIKCKTVINATGVFVDDLLQMDKPGKKPMVRPSQGVHLVLDRSFMPGEDAIMIPKTEDGRVLFAVPWHDKLVVGTTDTPLNEHSLEPRALEEEIDFIIRTAEKYLTKAPTRHDVLSVFAGLRPLAAPEGDSSKTKEISRSHKLLVSDSGLITITGGKWTTYRRMGQDTIDKAIEVGKLEPKPSVTKDLSIHGSKLNVDRSDHLYVYGSDEAELLALVNENAEWGKKMHPDMPYLQAEVVWGVRHEMARNVEDILARRVRSLFLNARAAIDMAPTVAGLIAKELNKDAAWEKEQVASFTVLANGYLLEPYQSKKV; from the coding sequence ATGGTTGCAACTAACAGAAGCGATATTGTAAAATCTATAACCGATACTAATAAAATTTGGGATGTGGTGATAGTAGGCGGCGGGGCCACCGGTTTAGGTGCCGCGGTTGATGCCGCCTCCAGGGGCTATAAAACCTTGTTGTTAGAGCAGGCCGATTTTGCCAAAGGTACATCCAGCCGAAGCACTAAGCTGGTGCATGGCGGAGTGCGCTACCTGGCCCAGGGCGATATCGGTCTGGTGCGTGAAGCTTTGTATGAGCGCGGTCTGTTATTGAAAAATGCGCCGCACCTGGTAAAAAACGAATCGTTTGTTATTCCCAACTATGAATGGTGGGGAGGAGCCTTTTATACTATCGGTTTAACCATGTATGATCTGCTGGCCGGAAAACTTGGTTTTGGCCGCGCAAAACATATCTCTAAAAAAGAAGTGATCGGCAAGCTGCCAACTATCAACCAAAAAGGTTTAAGGGGCGGGGTTGTATATCATGATGGTCAGTTTGATGATTCGCGCCTTGCAGTTAATCTGGCGCAAACCGCATTGGAGCAAGGAGCTACCGTATTGAACTATTTTCGCGTAGTTAGCCTGATCAAAAACGATCAGCAGAAAATATCCGGGGTAATTACTACCGATATGGAAACCGATCAAACCTATACCATTAAATGTAAAACGGTTATTAACGCTACAGGTGTATTTGTTGATGACTTGTTGCAGATGGATAAACCCGGTAAAAAGCCGATGGTTAGGCCAAGCCAGGGTGTGCACCTGGTGCTCGATAGGTCATTCATGCCAGGAGAAGATGCTATCATGATCCCCAAAACAGAAGACGGGCGGGTACTGTTTGCTGTGCCATGGCACGATAAACTGGTAGTAGGTACAACAGATACCCCGCTTAATGAACATAGTCTGGAACCACGGGCTCTGGAAGAAGAGATCGACTTTATTATACGGACAGCCGAAAAATATCTGACCAAAGCCCCAACCCGCCATGATGTGCTCAGTGTATTTGCCGGTTTGCGTCCATTGGCAGCTCCGGAAGGTGACTCATCAAAAACAAAGGAGATTTCGCGTAGTCACAAATTATTGGTTTCCGATTCTGGCCTCATCACCATTACCGGTGGTAAATGGACAACTTACCGCAGGATGGGGCAGGATACTATTGATAAAGCCATTGAAGTAGGTAAGCTGGAACCAAAGCCAAGTGTTACCAAGGACTTGTCGATACATGGCAGTAAGCTTAATGTTGACAGGAGCGATCATTTATATGTGTATGGCAGCGACGAAGCTGAGCTACTGGCATTGGTAAATGAAAATGCCGAATGGGGTAAAAAAATGCACCCGGATATGCCTTATTTACAAGCCGAGGTGGTGTGGGGAGTAAGGCATGAAATGGCCCGTAATGTAGAAGATATCCTGGCACGCCGGGTACGGTCATTATTCCTGAATGCCCGTGCTGCCATTGATATGGCCCCAACTGTAGCCGGTTTAATAGCCAAAGAACTCAATAAAGATGCCGCCTGGGAGAAGGAGCAGGTAGCGTCTTTTACCGTTTTAGCCAATGGTTACCTGCTTGAGCCTTATCAATCCAAAAAAGTATAA